One part of the Sphingopyxis sp. PAMC25046 genome encodes these proteins:
- a CDS encoding response regulator, producing the protein MIRILLAEDDDVMREYLARALTTAGYHVTAVDRGTAAVPYIDSGTFDLLLSDIVMPEMDGIELAQHTAKAAPQTQVMFITGFAAVSLRAEENVPQAKLLSKPFHLKDLVREVDNLFGRADRSNQQ; encoded by the coding sequence ATGATACGTATTTTGCTGGCCGAAGACGACGATGTGATGCGCGAGTATCTCGCGCGTGCGCTGACCACCGCCGGCTATCACGTCACGGCGGTTGATCGCGGCACCGCCGCCGTGCCTTATATCGATTCGGGGACCTTCGACTTGCTCCTGTCCGATATCGTCATGCCCGAAATGGACGGGATCGAACTCGCGCAGCACACCGCGAAGGCGGCGCCGCAGACGCAGGTGATGTTCATCACCGGCTTTGCCGCAGTGTCGCTGCGCGCCGAGGAAAATGTGCCGCAGGCCAAGCTCTTGTCGAAACCCTTCCACCTCAAGGATCTGGTACGCGAAGTCGACAATTTGTTCGGCCGGGCGGACCGATCGAACCAACAATAA
- a CDS encoding energy transducer TonB: MAYTGQISGRQKALSGGGALVAVAAVGLGLASGLDLSVVRRASEAITAIAIPAPPPPREQAVPTKAASEEASGEASAANKRAKAASIAAPPPQIPPIATPVAAAPRPGAGNAPSAGATPDPGPGSGAGGRGDGTGAGGAGSGTGGGTKAVWRSGTIHDRDYPREASRANAGGEVEVRFTIEASGRVSGCRVTRSSGDASLDRTTCTLIEERFRFKPATNAAGQPVASPYGWRQTWWLERRR; this comes from the coding sequence ATGGCCTATACGGGGCAGATTTCGGGACGGCAGAAGGCCTTGTCGGGCGGCGGCGCGCTGGTTGCCGTCGCGGCGGTCGGACTCGGTCTTGCCAGCGGCCTCGACCTCTCGGTCGTTCGGCGGGCCAGCGAAGCCATCACGGCGATCGCGATTCCCGCTCCCCCGCCGCCGCGCGAACAAGCCGTGCCGACAAAGGCCGCGAGCGAAGAGGCGAGCGGCGAGGCTTCGGCTGCCAACAAGCGGGCCAAGGCGGCCTCGATCGCTGCACCGCCGCCCCAAATTCCCCCGATCGCGACGCCGGTAGCGGCAGCGCCGCGCCCGGGCGCCGGAAATGCCCCCTCGGCGGGCGCCACGCCCGATCCCGGCCCCGGGTCGGGCGCAGGCGGGCGTGGCGACGGGACAGGCGCGGGCGGCGCAGGGAGCGGTACCGGCGGCGGCACCAAGGCCGTGTGGCGGAGCGGGACGATCCACGACCGCGATTATCCGCGCGAAGCAAGCCGGGCGAACGCCGGCGGCGAGGTTGAAGTGCGCTTCACCATCGAAGCGAGCGGGCGCGTCAGCGGGTGCCGCGTTACGCGATCGAGTGGCGACGCGTCGCTCGACCGGACAACCTGCACGCTGATCGAAGAGCGGTTCCGGTTCAAACCCGCGACCAACGCGGCGGGCCAGCCCGTCGCGAGCCCCTATGGCTGGCGGCAGACGTGGTGGCTGGAGCGGCGGCGCTAG
- a CDS encoding adenine phosphoribosyltransferase: protein MIALPPRPDLDLASLVRTIPDFPKPGIQFRDITTLIGDAAGFSESVRRLSARAATYRPDFIVAVEARGFLFGAAMATAMGLGVVPVRKAGKLPGVTIGVDYELEYGIDRLELHEGAVLPGHRVVLVDDLLATGGTILATAALMRRVGAEVAAALFVIDLPDLGGSQRLTAAGLACETLIAFDGD, encoded by the coding sequence ATGATCGCCCTTCCGCCCCGGCCGGACCTCGACCTCGCGTCGCTGGTCCGCACCATCCCGGACTTCCCGAAGCCGGGCATCCAGTTTCGCGACATCACGACACTGATCGGCGACGCCGCCGGTTTCAGCGAGAGCGTGCGCCGGCTGAGCGCGCGTGCCGCGACCTATCGCCCCGATTTCATCGTCGCGGTCGAAGCGCGTGGTTTCCTGTTCGGTGCCGCTATGGCCACCGCGATGGGGCTGGGGGTCGTCCCGGTGCGCAAAGCGGGCAAGCTGCCCGGCGTGACCATCGGCGTCGATTATGAGCTGGAATATGGCATTGATCGCCTCGAGCTTCACGAAGGCGCGGTGCTGCCGGGACACCGCGTCGTCCTCGTCGACGATCTGCTCGCGACCGGCGGCACGATCCTCGCTACCGCGGCGCTGATGCGCAGGGTTGGCGCCGAAGTCGCGGCCGCGTTGTTCGTCATCGATCTGCCCGACCTTGGCGGATCGCAGCGGCTGACGGCTGCAGGGCTGGCGTGCGAAACGCTGATCGCCTTCGACGGCGACTGA
- a CDS encoding SDR family oxidoreductase: protein MTTFRDGLLAGKTAFVAGGTSGINLGIAKRFAELGAKIAVAGRDPDKAARAAAEIGRGALGLSGDVRDYAVIRGVMEQVAGELGPMDIVISGAAGNFLAPALGMSANAFRTVVDIDLNGTFNVFRGCHDLLNRPGASLIAITAGQAVNASALQAHACAAKAGINQLIRVLALEWGPEVRVNGISPGPIADTEGMKRLAPDAEMRQAHYDRIAMKRWGKIEEVAESAVFLCSPAAGYITGTILDCDGGSQIGDASRGDLTRGMA, encoded by the coding sequence ATGACGACATTCCGCGATGGCTTGCTGGCCGGCAAAACCGCTTTCGTCGCAGGTGGCACGAGCGGCATCAATCTTGGTATCGCGAAGCGCTTTGCCGAGCTTGGCGCGAAGATTGCTGTGGCGGGACGCGATCCCGACAAGGCTGCGCGCGCGGCGGCGGAAATCGGCCGCGGCGCTCTTGGCCTGTCGGGCGACGTGCGCGACTATGCCGTGATCCGCGGCGTGATGGAGCAGGTGGCGGGCGAACTCGGCCCGATGGACATCGTCATTTCGGGTGCGGCGGGCAATTTCCTTGCTCCCGCGCTCGGCATGTCGGCCAACGCGTTTCGGACCGTCGTCGATATCGACCTCAACGGCACCTTCAACGTATTTCGCGGCTGTCACGATCTGCTCAATCGCCCGGGGGCGTCGCTGATCGCGATCACGGCGGGGCAGGCGGTCAACGCCTCGGCGCTGCAAGCGCACGCCTGTGCCGCCAAGGCAGGGATCAACCAGCTGATTCGCGTCCTTGCGCTCGAATGGGGCCCCGAGGTGCGTGTCAACGGCATCTCGCCGGGGCCGATCGCCGATACCGAGGGGATGAAGCGGCTCGCGCCCGACGCCGAAATGCGGCAGGCGCATTATGACCGGATCGCAATGAAGCGCTGGGGCAAGATCGAAGAGGTCGCCGAATCGGCGGTGTTCCTCTGCTCGCCGGCTGCGGGATATATCACCGGCACGATTCTGGATTGCGACGGCGGCAGCCAGATCGGCGACGCGTCGCGCGGCGACCTGACCCGCGGAATGGCGTGA
- the hemF gene encoding oxygen-dependent coproporphyrinogen oxidase codes for MISLDPQQQAARDWFESLRDRICAEFEAIEAETGSDARFAYTPWDREAEGLVAGEGGGGVRGVMTGAVFEKVGVNVSTVAGQFAPDFAQSIHGAGDDPSFFATGISLVAHMANPHVPAVHMNTRFLVTTRRWFGGGADLNPPIPYQEDTDAFHARLRAACAPFGPDVYERYAKWAEDYFYIPHRGVHRGVGGIFYDHLECGDDAEYDRNFQLTQAVGEAFLDVFPQIVRHRMNLPFNEADREEQLIWRGRYAEFNLVYDRGTLFGLKTGGNIDAILMSLPPLAKWA; via the coding sequence ATGATTTCGCTCGACCCCCAGCAACAGGCCGCGCGCGACTGGTTCGAGTCGCTGCGCGACCGGATCTGCGCCGAATTCGAGGCGATCGAGGCCGAGACGGGAAGCGACGCGCGCTTCGCCTACACCCCGTGGGACCGCGAGGCCGAGGGGCTGGTCGCGGGCGAAGGCGGCGGCGGGGTGCGCGGGGTGATGACCGGCGCGGTGTTCGAAAAGGTCGGGGTCAATGTCTCGACCGTCGCGGGCCAGTTCGCGCCCGACTTCGCGCAGTCGATCCACGGCGCGGGCGACGACCCCAGCTTCTTCGCGACCGGCATCAGCCTCGTCGCGCATATGGCCAACCCGCATGTTCCCGCGGTGCATATGAACACGCGCTTCCTGGTCACCACGCGGCGCTGGTTCGGCGGCGGCGCCGACCTCAACCCTCCGATTCCCTATCAGGAGGATACCGACGCCTTTCACGCGCGGCTGCGCGCCGCCTGCGCGCCCTTTGGCCCCGACGTTTACGAACGCTATGCCAAATGGGCCGAGGATTATTTCTATATCCCGCACCGCGGCGTCCATCGCGGCGTCGGCGGTATCTTTTACGACCATCTCGAATGCGGCGACGATGCCGAATATGACCGCAATTTCCAGCTGACGCAGGCGGTCGGCGAGGCCTTTCTCGACGTCTTCCCGCAGATCGTGCGCCACCGCATGAACCTGCCCTTTAACGAGGCCGATCGCGAAGAACAGCTCATCTGGCGCGGCCGCTATGCCGAATTCAACCTCGTCTACGACCGCGGGACACTGTTCGGGCTCAAGACCGGCGGCAATATCGACGCGATCCTCATGAGCCTGCCGCCGCTCGCCAAATGGGCCTGA
- a CDS encoding alpha/beta hydrolase: protein MASAGPTSNSFISQRLKLHYVDWGNRGAPPLLLVHGGRDHCRNWDWVAEKLRDRYHIIAPDLRGHGDSAWSPDGNYDMDGFVYDLAQLIHQLDLGPLSIVAHSMGGNIALRYTGLYPENVRKLVAIEGLGPSPKVIAERAKTSYAERFRKWIDDKRQAAGRTPRRYATLEDALARMMGENSYLTEAQARHLTIHGISRNEDGTWSWKFDNYLNVWPAFDMQQDDIASLWGAITCPTLLLYGANSWASNPEKDGRLAHFNTAKVIEFENAGHWLHHDQFDRFMSTLDEFL, encoded by the coding sequence ATGGCAAGCGCCGGCCCCACCTCGAACAGCTTTATCTCGCAGCGGCTGAAGCTTCATTATGTCGACTGGGGCAATCGCGGCGCGCCGCCGCTCCTCCTCGTCCACGGCGGCCGCGACCATTGCCGCAACTGGGACTGGGTCGCCGAAAAGCTCCGCGATCGCTACCATATCATCGCCCCCGACCTTCGTGGGCATGGCGACAGCGCGTGGTCGCCCGACGGCAACTACGACATGGACGGCTTCGTCTATGACCTTGCGCAGCTGATTCATCAACTCGACCTCGGACCGCTCTCTATCGTCGCGCATTCGATGGGAGGGAATATCGCGCTGCGCTATACCGGCCTTTATCCCGAAAATGTCCGCAAGCTGGTCGCGATCGAAGGCCTCGGCCCCTCGCCCAAGGTCATCGCCGAGCGCGCGAAGACCAGCTATGCAGAGCGTTTCCGCAAATGGATCGACGACAAGAGGCAGGCGGCGGGACGCACCCCGCGCCGCTATGCGACGCTCGAGGACGCGCTGGCGCGCATGATGGGCGAAAACAGCTATCTAACCGAAGCGCAGGCGCGCCACCTGACAATCCACGGCATCAGCCGGAACGAGGACGGGACGTGGAGCTGGAAATTCGACAATTACCTCAACGTCTGGCCCGCCTTCGACATGCAACAAGACGACATCGCGTCGCTGTGGGGCGCGATCACCTGCCCCACCCTGCTCCTCTATGGCGCGAACAGTTGGGCCTCGAATCCGGAGAAGGACGGCCGGCTCGCGCATTTCAACACCGCAAAGGTGATCGAGTTCGAAAATGCGGGCCACTGGCTGCACCACGACCAGTTCGACCGGTTCATGTCCACGCTAGACGAATTCCTCTAG
- a CDS encoding JAB domain-containing protein, translated as MTLFEPMGKTPEPSAAAGFVPSQSEDDVARYLLRPLFDDRRETLLLAGFDAFDRLLRLECVDGDATGRCVILPRSWRALLGGGVRAVVMAHNHPSGIALPSDADIGATHDAALFLRTLGIDLIDHLIFVADGHFSFRTAEML; from the coding sequence ATGACCCTGTTCGAGCCCATGGGCAAAACGCCGGAGCCCTCCGCCGCAGCCGGATTCGTGCCGTCGCAATCGGAGGATGACGTGGCGCGCTATCTGTTGCGCCCGCTGTTCGACGATCGCCGCGAAACGCTGCTGCTTGCGGGATTCGATGCGTTCGACCGGCTCCTTCGCCTCGAATGCGTCGATGGCGACGCGACGGGCCGCTGCGTGATCCTGCCGCGAAGCTGGCGGGCTTTGCTCGGCGGCGGGGTCAGGGCGGTGGTGATGGCGCACAACCATCCGTCCGGTATCGCCTTGCCCAGCGACGCCGATATTGGCGCGACTCACGATGCCGCGCTTTTTCTGCGGACCTTGGGCATCGACCTGATCGATCATCTGATTTTCGTGGCGGACGGTCATTTCAGCTTTCGAACTGCCGAAATGCTTTAG
- a CDS encoding cytochrome b/b6 — protein MSFPWAKPYEPTHPLMKWMDEKLPIPRLVYNATGPGYPVPRNLNYFWNFGVLAGAALMIQIITGIVLAMHYAANADVAFNSVEHIMRDVNAGWFIRYAHMNGASMFFIVVYLHIFRGLYYGSYKAPREMVWLLGVVIFLLMMATAFMGYVLPWGQMSFWGAQVITGFFSAIPLVGEPVREWLLGGFVPDNATLNRFFSLHYLLPFVILGVIILHIWALHIPGSSNPTGIEVKDEQDTVPFHPYYTAKDGFGVGVFLLVFVALTFFSPNTLGHADNYIPANSLSTPAHIVPEWYFLPFYAILKAFTFNFLWIDAKLWGVIAMFASIALLFFLPWLDSSPIKSSNYRPLYRIFFWVLVADVLLLGWCGMQPAEQPWVILSQLGAIYYFAHFLVILPIVSRIERPLPMPNSITEAVLAKHATDATSASATA, from the coding sequence ATGAGCTTTCCCTGGGCGAAACCCTATGAGCCGACGCATCCGCTGATGAAGTGGATGGACGAGAAGCTGCCGATTCCGCGCCTCGTCTATAATGCCACGGGCCCCGGCTACCCGGTCCCGCGCAACCTCAACTATTTCTGGAACTTCGGCGTCCTCGCCGGCGCCGCGCTGATGATCCAGATCATCACCGGTATCGTTCTGGCGATGCACTATGCGGCGAATGCAGACGTCGCGTTCAACTCGGTCGAGCATATCATGCGCGACGTGAATGCCGGCTGGTTCATCCGCTACGCGCATATGAACGGCGCAAGCATGTTCTTCATCGTCGTCTATCTCCACATCTTCCGCGGCCTTTATTACGGTTCGTACAAGGCGCCGCGCGAAATGGTGTGGCTGCTCGGTGTCGTGATCTTCCTCCTCATGATGGCGACCGCCTTCATGGGTTACGTGCTTCCGTGGGGCCAGATGAGCTTCTGGGGCGCGCAGGTGATCACCGGCTTCTTCTCGGCGATTCCGCTCGTCGGCGAACCGGTGCGCGAATGGCTGCTCGGCGGCTTCGTCCCCGACAACGCGACGCTCAACCGCTTCTTTTCGCTGCACTATCTGCTGCCTTTCGTGATCCTGGGTGTGATCATCCTGCACATCTGGGCGCTGCACATCCCGGGTTCGTCGAACCCGACGGGCATCGAGGTGAAGGACGAACAGGACACGGTCCCGTTCCACCCCTATTACACCGCGAAGGACGGCTTCGGCGTCGGCGTCTTCCTGCTCGTGTTCGTCGCGCTGACCTTCTTCAGCCCGAACACGCTCGGCCACGCCGACAATTATATCCCGGCGAACTCGCTTTCGACCCCGGCGCATATCGTACCCGAATGGTATTTCCTGCCCTTCTACGCGATCCTGAAGGCCTTCACCTTCAACTTCCTGTGGATCGACGCGAAGCTGTGGGGCGTCATCGCGATGTTCGCGTCGATCGCGCTGCTGTTCTTCCTGCCCTGGCTCGACAGCTCGCCGATCAAGTCGTCGAACTATCGTCCGCTGTACCGCATCTTCTTCTGGGTCCTCGTCGCCGACGTGCTGCTCCTCGGCTGGTGCGGCATGCAGCCGGCCGAACAGCCGTGGGTGATCCTCAGCCAGCTGGGTGCGATCTATTATTTCGCTCACTTCCTGGTGATCCTGCCGATCGTGTCGCGGATCGAACGCCCGCTTCCGATGCCGAATTCGATCACCGAAGCGGTCCTCGCCAAACATGCCACCGACGCGACGTCGGCTTCGGCAACGGCCTGA
- a CDS encoding tRNA (cytidine(34)-2'-O)-methyltransferase: MEIALFQPDIAGNVGTILRTAACFGTPAHIIEPCGFPFGDAALKRAGMDYAVRANVRRHPGWDAFRQWSQIGGQRVVLLTTAGASSLPDFEFEAGDVLLFGSESAGVPHHVHEAVAARVAIPMHSGFRSLNVAVAAGIALAEALRQTKGFPA, from the coding sequence ATGGAAATCGCCCTGTTTCAACCCGACATCGCCGGCAACGTCGGCACGATCCTGCGCACCGCCGCCTGCTTCGGTACGCCGGCGCACATCATCGAACCCTGCGGTTTTCCGTTCGGCGACGCCGCGCTCAAGCGCGCGGGCATGGATTATGCCGTGCGTGCCAACGTCCGGCGGCACCCGGGCTGGGACGCTTTTCGCCAATGGTCGCAGATCGGCGGGCAGCGCGTCGTGCTGCTGACGACTGCGGGCGCCAGCTCGCTCCCCGATTTCGAATTCGAGGCGGGCGACGTCCTGCTTTTCGGATCGGAGAGCGCCGGCGTTCCGCACCATGTTCACGAAGCCGTCGCCGCCCGGGTCGCGATTCCGATGCATTCCGGCTTTCGATCCTTGAATGTCGCGGTCGCGGCTGGCATCGCGCTCGCCGAGGCGCTCCGGCAGACGAAAGGCTTTCCCGCATGA
- the petA gene encoding ubiquinol-cytochrome c reductase iron-sulfur subunit, with protein sequence MASETELNAGIEDGVRRRDFINIAAVSFAGVGSVAVVLPLLNQMNPSADVLALSSTEIDISAIQPGQAIKTSWRKQPVFVRNLVAKEIAEAKAVPMGDLRDPETIDQRTKPGKENWLITLGVCTHLGCVPLGAAEGENRGDFGGYFCPCHGSHYDTAARIRKGPAPKNLVVPPYEFTSDTVVTIG encoded by the coding sequence ATGGCCAGTGAAACTGAACTCAACGCCGGTATCGAAGATGGCGTACGCCGCCGGGATTTCATCAATATTGCGGCAGTGAGTTTCGCTGGTGTCGGTTCGGTCGCCGTGGTGCTGCCGCTGCTCAACCAGATGAACCCTTCGGCCGACGTGCTCGCGCTGTCGTCCACCGAAATCGACATTTCGGCGATCCAGCCGGGGCAGGCGATCAAGACGAGCTGGCGCAAGCAGCCGGTGTTCGTGCGCAATCTCGTCGCCAAGGAAATCGCCGAGGCCAAGGCGGTCCCGATGGGCGACCTGCGCGACCCCGAAACGATCGACCAGCGCACCAAGCCGGGCAAGGAAAACTGGCTGATCACGCTGGGCGTCTGCACCCATTTGGGCTGCGTGCCGCTCGGCGCTGCCGAGGGCGAAAATCGCGGCGATTTCGGCGGCTATTTCTGCCCGTGTCACGGGTCGCACTACGACACCGCGGCGCGCATCCGTAAGGGCCCGGCACCCAAGAATCTGGTCGTGCCGCCCTATGAATTCACCAGCGATACCGTCGTGACGATCGGCTGA
- a CDS encoding GGDEF domain-containing protein codes for MLYSMWLPIFGLGIVFAGICLLVGRELESPFLLFLAAMGALTTLLRLATIRAYSRAAPVSSFDDLRRWERRYAIGNYAFAILLALLNMVAISAHYPLLHLITISLVFSFGAGIVSRTSIRPNICVISLLLATLPTVAALALHALERHAMPLHAELFLVEALVVAMIMALSLQTVAHLYRSAVEHHTARHDMAKLARTDALTGLSNRLLLRELFQLHTETAIRAKNMVALHFLDLDGFKAINDRYGHPAGDVLLEQVARRLEGIVRADDVVSRLGGDEFVVLQIGLRDDSEAELLARRIIREISKPYVVDGISMSVSVSVGIATAPKLGVELERLLACADAALYRAKADGKARALFCIEADAAMADMAA; via the coding sequence ATGCTGTACAGCATGTGGCTTCCCATATTCGGACTCGGAATCGTGTTCGCCGGCATCTGCCTGCTCGTCGGCCGCGAGCTCGAAAGCCCCTTCTTGCTCTTTCTGGCCGCAATGGGCGCTCTCACCACCCTTCTCCGCCTCGCCACCATCCGCGCCTATTCCCGCGCCGCCCCGGTGAGCAGTTTCGACGACCTCAGACGCTGGGAACGGCGTTACGCGATCGGAAACTATGCCTTCGCAATCCTGTTGGCACTTCTCAACATGGTCGCGATCTCCGCCCATTATCCGCTGCTGCATCTCATCACGATCAGTCTGGTATTCAGTTTTGGCGCGGGTATCGTCTCCCGCACCTCGATCCGTCCGAATATCTGCGTAATCAGCCTGCTCCTCGCAACGCTGCCGACTGTCGCCGCGCTGGCGCTCCATGCGCTCGAACGCCATGCCATGCCGTTGCATGCCGAACTGTTTCTGGTCGAGGCGCTGGTCGTCGCGATGATCATGGCGCTCAGCCTCCAGACCGTCGCCCACCTCTACCGCTCCGCGGTCGAGCACCATACGGCACGGCACGACATGGCGAAGCTTGCAAGAACCGACGCGTTGACCGGCCTCTCGAATCGCCTGCTGCTCCGCGAATTGTTCCAGCTTCATACCGAGACGGCCATCCGCGCCAAAAACATGGTCGCGCTACATTTTCTCGACCTCGACGGTTTCAAGGCGATCAACGATCGCTACGGCCATCCGGCGGGCGACGTGCTGCTCGAACAGGTCGCGCGGCGTCTTGAGGGGATCGTTCGCGCCGACGATGTCGTGTCGCGGCTGGGCGGAGACGAATTCGTCGTGCTTCAGATCGGCTTGCGCGATGATTCCGAAGCCGAGTTGCTCGCGCGCCGCATCATCCGCGAGATCAGCAAGCCCTATGTCGTCGATGGCATATCGATGTCGGTGTCGGTCAGCGTCGGCATCGCCACCGCGCCCAAGCTGGGAGTCGAGCTGGAACGCCTTTTGGCGTGTGCCGATGCGGCTCTCTATCGCGCAAAGGCGGACGGAAAGGCACGCGCGCTCTTCTGTATCGAAGCCGACGCCGCGATGGCCGACATGGCGGCCTGA
- a CDS encoding cytochrome c1 — translation MVRPLGFLVGLGFITALVLAILTTPLKNEPNVAHEFHKHPKHLKLASDGILLPHWDQAQLQRGMQVYKEVCSACHSLHHVAFRDIKDLGYTDGQIKTFAKGFQVPSINPDTGEPATRDGLPSDYFPSPYANEVAARAANNNALPPDLSLITKAREGGKDYVYSLLTGFQNPPANLPAELKPGTGLHYNPYFANLNLAMAPPLTEGQVTYADGTKATVDQMSKDVTAFLVWTAEPKLIKRIQVGYAVFFFLLIFTVLTYLSYRNIWADKKH, via the coding sequence ATGGTTCGTCCGCTCGGTTTTCTCGTCGGTCTCGGTTTCATTACCGCGCTGGTGCTCGCGATCCTCACGACGCCGCTCAAGAATGAGCCCAATGTCGCGCACGAGTTTCACAAGCATCCCAAGCATCTGAAGCTGGCCAGCGATGGCATTTTGCTGCCGCACTGGGACCAGGCACAGTTGCAACGCGGGATGCAGGTGTACAAGGAAGTCTGCTCGGCTTGCCACAGCCTGCACCATGTCGCGTTCCGCGACATCAAGGACCTCGGCTACACCGACGGCCAGATCAAGACCTTCGCCAAGGGTTTCCAGGTCCCGTCGATCAACCCCGACACGGGTGAACCGGCGACGCGCGACGGTCTGCCGTCGGATTATTTCCCGTCGCCCTATGCGAACGAAGTCGCCGCGCGCGCCGCGAACAACAATGCGCTGCCGCCCGACCTTTCGCTGATCACCAAGGCGCGCGAGGGCGGCAAGGACTATGTCTATTCGCTGCTGACCGGGTTCCAGAATCCGCCGGCGAACCTGCCGGCAGAGCTGAAGCCGGGCACGGGATTGCACTACAACCCCTATTTCGCGAACCTCAACCTCGCGATGGCCCCGCCGCTGACCGAAGGCCAGGTGACCTATGCCGATGGCACCAAGGCGACGGTCGACCAGATGTCGAAGGACGTCACCGCCTTCCTCGTCTGGACCGCCGAGCCGAAGCTGATCAAGCGCATCCAGGTCGGCTATGCCGTCTTCTTCTTCCTGCTCATCTTCACGGTGCTGACCTATCTGTCGTACCGGAACATCTGGGCCGACAAGAAGCATTGA
- a CDS encoding DUF1134 domain-containing protein, with the protein MRKTFTSLAFAAMASLGLALTPLPAAAQMREIDPSNMEIDSDLDNPAPPPVTSTTTDPSYDSDLATGDQQTSEVPVDNSAAGTGAPADMTATDVSADASSTYKKDDLIGAAEGIFGKGAQGLAGLIEDILKEQGEPNAYIVGREAGGALVLGVRYGSGTLHHKIEGELPAYWTGPSIGFDAGANAGNTFVLVYNLFDSEDLYKRYPAGEGAAYLVGGFNASYLRRGDVVLIPIRVGVGARLGANVGYMKFRKKQNWLPF; encoded by the coding sequence ATGCGGAAGACGTTCACCAGCCTAGCCTTTGCGGCCATGGCATCGCTCGGCCTCGCGCTGACGCCGCTGCCCGCGGCGGCGCAGATGCGCGAGATCGACCCCAGCAACATGGAGATCGATTCCGACCTCGACAATCCCGCCCCGCCGCCGGTGACGAGCACGACGACGGACCCGTCTTACGACAGCGACCTTGCGACCGGCGATCAGCAGACGAGTGAAGTGCCCGTCGATAATAGTGCGGCGGGCACCGGCGCCCCCGCCGACATGACCGCCACCGACGTTTCCGCCGACGCCAGTTCGACCTACAAGAAGGACGATCTGATCGGCGCCGCCGAAGGCATTTTCGGCAAGGGCGCGCAGGGCCTCGCCGGATTGATCGAGGACATCCTCAAGGAACAGGGCGAACCCAACGCCTATATCGTCGGACGCGAGGCGGGCGGCGCGCTCGTGCTCGGCGTACGCTATGGATCGGGAACGCTCCACCACAAGATCGAGGGCGAGCTTCCCGCCTATTGGACCGGGCCGTCGATCGGTTTCGACGCCGGCGCCAATGCCGGCAACACCTTCGTCCTCGTCTATAACCTCTTCGACAGCGAGGACCTCTATAAGCGTTATCCGGCGGGTGAAGGCGCGGCCTATCTGGTCGGTGGCTTCAACGCGAGCTATCTGCGCCGCGGCGACGTCGTGCTCATCCCGATCCGTGTCGGCGTCGGCGCACGACTCGGCGCAAACGTCGGCTATATGAAGTTCCGCAAGAAACAGAATTGGCTGCCATTCTGA
- a CDS encoding N-formylglutamate amidohydrolase produces MSGPVVVSVPHAGRIYPPEILVAARVERSQLERLEDGWCDLLAAGATDAGATVVQALWARAVADLNRGEGQMAPGEVAVPLRAQFSAPGRKERAGLGVVPTRLFDCGPLWKRPIDGAALHWRLESFHRPYHAALAQALEEARGRFGHAILIDLHSMPPIPAGQPCHGARIVVGDRFGDSAGEWLVDRVVASAGRLGEVVVRNQPYAGGHIIRTHGRPAAATHAVQIEIDRSLYLSTERLPDTAQVGRLARWLADLISDLGQASPDMEIFPQAAE; encoded by the coding sequence ATGAGCGGGCCTGTCGTGGTTTCGGTGCCCCACGCGGGGCGCATCTATCCGCCCGAGATACTTGTCGCGGCGCGAGTCGAGCGATCACAGCTCGAACGGCTCGAGGATGGATGGTGCGATCTGCTCGCTGCCGGAGCGACCGACGCAGGGGCCACCGTCGTGCAGGCGCTGTGGGCACGCGCGGTCGCCGACCTCAATCGCGGCGAGGGGCAGATGGCGCCGGGCGAGGTCGCGGTGCCGTTGCGTGCGCAATTTTCGGCGCCGGGACGCAAGGAGCGGGCAGGGCTGGGTGTGGTGCCGACGCGCCTGTTCGATTGCGGACCGTTGTGGAAGCGACCGATCGACGGCGCGGCGCTGCACTGGCGACTCGAATCGTTCCACCGCCCCTATCATGCGGCGCTGGCTCAAGCTTTGGAGGAGGCACGAGGCCGCTTTGGCCATGCGATACTGATCGATCTTCACTCGATGCCTCCAATCCCGGCCGGGCAGCCGTGCCACGGCGCACGAATCGTGGTCGGGGACCGCTTCGGCGACAGTGCCGGCGAATGGCTGGTCGATCGGGTGGTGGCATCGGCTGGGCGTCTGGGTGAAGTCGTGGTGCGCAACCAGCCTTATGCGGGCGGCCATATCATCCGCACCCACGGCCGACCGGCTGCCGCGACCCACGCCGTGCAGATCGAAATCGACCGCAGTCTGTACCTGTCGACAGAGCGTCTGCCCGACACGGCGCAGGTCGGACGGCTGGCGCGTTGGTTAGCGGATCTTATCAGCGATCTTGGGCAGGCGTCCCCAGATATGGAAATATTTCCTCAAGCTGCCGAATAA